The nucleotide sequence CTACCTTCTGCTTCCGGCCTACAATATGATCCATTCGGACCCGATAGAGACTGTAGTGATTTTGAAACTCAAGCTGAAGCACAGGCTTTTTTTTGAAGCTGCAGGAGGACCAGCGAAAGATCCGCATCGACTTGATGGGAATGATAATGACGGGATTGTTTGTGAGGGATTGAAATGAACCAAATTATAACCGCAATAATAAAATTACTAGAACAACAAAATAAAGTCTCTATATCATTAATTATTATACTAGTAATAACTTTATTCTTTAAATATGGAAAAGATATTATTTCGCAAACAAGCCAAAAGACAGAAATAGAAAAATTATTTCTTCCTAAAGATGAAGTTAAATGGCATTTTGTAACAACCAAAATATATGATTATATTTTCTTCATATTATTCCTAACTTTTCTTTCCTTTATTTTTCATGGAATATCTAAGGTTGAAGAACCGGAAGTTTTGGTTGAAATTCTAGGATGGGGATATTATTTATCTTTACTCCTCCTCCTATCAATAGTATTTACAAAAAAAGTTTATTCCACAAAAGATAAGATTAAATGGATAGATATCCTTTTCAGCAAATATTCAAACTTTATATCTAAAATACATATTAATTTCAAAAAATCGGAAGATATGTATTTAAATATCTTTATAGGAAATTTCGCTATCCTATTATTACTATATTCATATTTTTTTGCAAGTATTTTATTTAACCTAAATGGTATAGTCTGGGCAAAAATTTTGATATTTTCTCTAGTACCCTTATTGTTTTTAAGCTTATATTTTCGTTTAAGTAAATACTTTAAGAAAAAAGGAAATAATTATAAATATACATTAAAATTAATAGACGAAGAATTTCTAAAAGAAAATAGATTGTTCATTCATTATACTATAAAAGATAATTACACTGTATTATCAAAAACACCTGATGAAACTAAATCTGATTCAATATATTTATACGACAGCAACCAAAATATTCTTTATGAAATCAAAAAAATAATTACTTAAGCTTACCCGTTAATTCGGGTTTTTATCTACCCATAAAACCGAACATATATTCTATTCAATGTAATTATTAGAGTACTTTGTAACCCTCAAAAAGTGAAATCTAATAATAACTTTGCATTCAGAATTATAACCCATGATTCTTTATATCTGTTTTGGGGTCTTCTTATCTTAATGGCGAGCAAAGCATACAGGCATAAACAAAATTATTAGAAGATAAATTTCAAAGGATGGGTTAACCATGCAAACTGCAATATATATTCGTGTATCAACTGAAGAACAAGCCCGTGATGGCTTCTCGATCTCAGCCCAGCGTGAGAAGTTAAAATCATACTGCCACCTTCACGATATGGATAACTATAAGTTCTATGTTGATGAAGGCATATCAGCAAAAGATACGAACCGCCCACAATTACAAGCCTTGTTAAAACATATTGAAGAAGGACATATCGATACAGTACTTGTTTATCGACTTGACCGTTTAACTCGCTCTGTCGTTGACTTATACAAGCTCCTAGAAACATTCGATAAATACAATTGTGCATTTAAATCAGCTACAGAAGTATATGACACAAGCTCGGCCATAGGACGTTTATTTATCACTCTGGTGGCTGCAATGGCTCAGTGGGAGCGTGAAAACCTTGGTGAACGTGTACGTATGGGACAAATAGAAAAGGCTCGACAAGGCGAATATGCAGCTAAAGCTCCGTATGGTTTTGAAAAAGATGAAAATGACAAATTAATCATTAACGAACGGGAAGAAACAGTGATCTTAGATATTATAAAGAAAATTAAATCTGGGGACTCGATTCGAAAGTTAGCAAATGAACTTGAGGAAAGTGGTATTCCTCCTATAAGAGGATACAAATGGCACATTGCGACTATCTTAGACATCTTACACAACCCTGCGCTATATGGAGCATTAAAATGGCGTGATGAGATCATAGAAGGAACTCACGAGGGAATTGTATCAAAAGAGGAATTTGAGCATATCCAGCAACTGCTTCACAGCAGACAGAATTTCAAAAAGCGTAAAACTTACTCTATTTTTATTTACCAAATGACTATTGTTTGTCCTACTTGCGGAAATCGATTAAGCTCTGAACGCAGTAAATACTACCGCAAGCGTGATAAGAAGTACATTGAGAGTAACCATTATAGATGCCAAGCGTGCGTGCTAAATAAGAGAAAAGCAACTGCAGTGAGTGAAAAGAAGATTGAAAAAGCTTTCCTGGAGTACATGAACAGCTTTCAATTCTATGTTAGTGCAAACCAAACAGCAGCCACAGCAGAACCGGATGAACGTGAGAAAATCATATCTGAAATTAAAAGAGTTGAACGTCAGCGTGAGAAGTACCAAAGGGCATGGTCAAAAGATTGGGTGACAGATGAAGAATTTTCAGAACGAATGAAAGAAACACAGGCTGAACTTGAAGAACTACAAATGCAGCTCAAACAAGTACAGCCTGCAGAAAAAGAACATGCTCTATTAAACGGAGAAAAGTTAAAAGCTATCGTAAATGACTTTAAGTTAAATTGGGGGAAGCTGAACCCTGTTCAAAAGAAAGAGTTCATCCAGACGTTTATTAAGGAAATTCACTTTAGCAAGACTAACGGCAAGGCTACTGTGCTCAGTGTACAGTTCTATTTATAATTCTTTGTGTTTACATCTAGTATAAGCAAACGAAATGCTCTTGTGATAGAAAGCGCATCTCATCCATAACAAGGTTAGCGCCATCTTCAGGTGAACGAATCGTATAGCCTTGTTCAAATTTCAGCCGCTCCAACCGTTTTCCTAGCTCAATTACAGCTAAGAGCTGAACAGCTTTCACCTCACCGATTCCTTTTAAGGCTGTCAGCTCTTGAAGTGATGCGTTCTTCAAGAGCCGTAGCCCGTCAAAGTGCTGAAGCAGCCTTGAGGAAAGCTGCATAACGGAGTCGCTTTTTGAACCGGTTCTTAAGATAATCGCCAGTAGCTCTTGGTTTGTTAACCGTTCTGGTCCTTCTGAAATAAGGCGTTCGCGGGGCTTTTCACTCTTTGGAAAATCACGAATCATAAGTGTGTCAGTCAATTGTCTGTCCGGCTATGCCGAACACGCACCTCCTTTAATGAAACGACGGTGCTGTTGTTCTACTTCCCCTCTTTAGCCGAGCACACCTTTTACACCAAGTGCACGTAATTCCTGGATAACGCGCATGATAGGCAGGCCGACGACATTAAAGTAATCGCCGCTAATTTCTTGTACAAAAGCACCGCCTAAATCTTGAATTCCGTAACTGCCTGCTTTATCAAACGGCTCTCCTGTTTGAATATAAGCGTCGATTTCTTCATCAGTTAATTCGCGGAACGTGACGTTCGTCGATTCATAGAATGTTTCTGTGCCTGCGTTAGTGATAAGCGCAACCCCTGTATAGACGATATGTGTGTTGTTTGAAAGCATCTGAAGCATTTCTTTCGCTTCCTGCCTATCTTTCGGTTTACCTAAAATATTACCTTCAAACACGACGACTGTATCTGCACCTAAGACAATGCCTTCTGGAAAAGCATTGGCGATATCTTCAGCCTTTTGCTCTGCTAACTGCATCACCACAGCTTCAGCGGATGCGCTTTCATCGACTTCTTCGTCTACCATGCTCGGCGCGACGACAAATGAAAAGCCAAATTTCTCAAGCAATTCTCTTCTGCGCGGGGAAGATGAAGCAAGGACAAATCGTTTCATAAATTTTACACCTCAATACGGTTTTATCACTACTCAGCATAGCAAAAGGAAGATGCTTCGACAATTGACGAAATTTACATTTTTGCAGGCAATAAAATGGTTCGTTTCTTGAAAATTCCTTTACGTCGGTATACGGATCCTTTTCCTCTGTTTCAATTTTTCATTTCTGCTTTTCATTTACGCTTTTTTGTTATTTTGCTCGGCAACCCACTTTTCATACGACTTAATCCCTTGAATAAGCTCCTGCTGTGCAGCATATGCATCATACGGAGACTGCTGCTTGGCGAACTTCTCTAGATATGTGGAGGCGGATTGAACATTTTTATAAAAAGGATACTTTTGAGCGTTGTCTTTCCATTTTTCAAGCAAAGCGGAAGCCTGCTTAATTTCTTCTGAAGAAACCGTCTCGCTCGTTAATACGTTGGAGGACAGAGTAATAAAGGATGTAAAGGTGTCGTGAATTGCGGTCACATCTTCTTTGGCAACATTCGCTTCTTCACTTCCACTTACCGTAAATGCCTTCACATAAACGTCTGCACCCCCGTCCTTAATCTTCTGGCCGAGTGCTTTTGCTTCCGCTTCATTCATCGCCGCACCAACAAATAGAAGCATCGGACTTGCATCTGTAAACACGACAGCAGGCTGTCCTTTTGCTTGGAACGTTTCAGCCATTTTCTCTGCTGATTTTTCTGTTGAAAAAGCACCACCTTGAACCATATACAGCGATAATTCTGGAATAGCTGTTGTCTTCTGTGTCGTTGCCACACTTGCTGGTGCAGATGCTTTGACCGCTTCTTCTTGTGCAGGCTGAGCTGCTTGTTGCTTCACAAAACCACCATTTTCACTCGTCATAAAAGAAAGAACAGACAACCCCAATCCTAACCCGACAAGAATGGCGATTGCTGGTATTAGCATTTTTCGTAACGACGGTGGTGTCGGCATTGTTCGCTTCTTCAATGCATTCACTTTCATACTTTTCATCTTCATTCTCGGTTTCTTCGTTCGGTTGCGGAACTCTTGGAAATCTACAATATTTTTTTCTTCTTTCGGTCTTGTCTCATTCTCTGGAAGAACCCATGGAAAAGAAGAATCTTGCTCTTCTGTATGAGAAAGGGACTCTTCATGCTTAAAGTCTTTTTCGCTGCCATTCACTCGAACTGAAATCTTTTTTCCACTCTGCTTGTCCATTTCTTCACCCCGCTTTTGTTAAAAACATTCACTTATGCGCTCAATGCTAGCACAGTTCCAAAAAAAAAGAACAAGACATTTGTCGTCTTGTTCTCAACGATTTGCGGCAAAAAACGGGGTGCTATCTCAGCTTACGACAAAGGGATTTTCAATACTTGACCGACCTCAACTCGATTCCCTTCTAAATTGTTCGCACGCCGAATAATTGCTTCTCCCTTTCGCGAACCGTAATATTTTAATGAAATTCGGTACAGATTTTCATTCTCTTGGACAGTATGCTTGATCACTTTGGCCTTAACAGCCTGTACTTGCGGCTTCGGCTTAGGTGCCGGCTGTTTCTGTGCAGACTGATTATTAGGTTCAGGTGCTTGAGGCTTCGGCGGCTCCTCTTCGATTTGAGGCTCTGCTTCCCGTTCATACGGCACCGCGAGCGGGTTATCTTTGTTACTTGGCGGAGGTGTGTCGATTGAAGGAAGCTTTTCAATTAACGTCGCAAGCTCAGGCATCGAATAAGCAGACAGGTTTACTTGATAAGTAAGTACTTCTTCCGATTGCGGAACCATTACCTTCTCAGGAACCCCAGAGAACGCCAGATTTTCAATAAGCAGTAAACGGTCCATCTCTTCAATCGTCGTTAAAAACTGCTGCAATGATTGATAGTCATTTGACTCTACCGAAATACTAATCTGAACTTTCTGCAACCCTTCCGGCATAGGTACTTCTTCTTGAGGTGTTCCCGCGGCTTCACCTGAGCGCTCTAACGGACCTTGTGGCGAAGCCTGTTCAGCTTGCTCAACTTCGTTTTCTTGGAAGCTCATCGTTGTAATATGACTGTCACTGACTACTTCAGCTTTTTCAAAATTTAAGATAAGTTCTTCAACCCGACCCTCTGTTGGAAGTTTCTTTTGCAGCTTGGTCACTTCGATATCTTCTAGAATGTTTTCTTTTCGTTCATTTCGCTGCATTGCTTCCAATGTATTCTCGTTTACTTCAATTTGCCGTTCGATACTTGTCAGTTCTTTATGAATAGGTCGAATAAGAAAGAAATACGTCAAACTTGCCGCAAGAACAATTATCCCTAAACTAATCGCAAAAACAATGGTTTGCCTTTTTGTAAGCTGTACTTTCATTCTGTTTCCTCCT is from Bacillus tianshenii and encodes:
- a CDS encoding SPOR domain-containing protein, which translates into the protein MDKQSGKKISVRVNGSEKDFKHEESLSHTEEQDSSFPWVLPENETRPKEEKNIVDFQEFRNRTKKPRMKMKSMKVNALKKRTMPTPPSLRKMLIPAIAILVGLGLGLSVLSFMTSENGGFVKQQAAQPAQEEAVKASAPASVATTQKTTAIPELSLYMVQGGAFSTEKSAEKMAETFQAKGQPAVVFTDASPMLLFVGAAMNEAEAKALGQKIKDGGADVYVKAFTVSGSEEANVAKEDVTAIHDTFTSFITLSSNVLTSETVSSEEIKQASALLEKWKDNAQKYPFYKNVQSASTYLEKFAKQQSPYDAYAAQQELIQGIKSYEKWVAEQNNKKA
- a CDS encoding Maf family protein, whose product is MKRFVLASSSPRRRELLEKFGFSFVVAPSMVDEEVDESASAEAVVMQLAEQKAEDIANAFPEGIVLGADTVVVFEGNILGKPKDRQEAKEMLQMLSNNTHIVYTGVALITNAGTETFYESTNVTFRELTDEEIDAYIQTGEPFDKAGSYGIQDLGGAFVQEISGDYFNVVGLPIMRVIQELRALGVKGVLG
- a CDS encoding recombinase family protein, which encodes MQTAIYIRVSTEEQARDGFSISAQREKLKSYCHLHDMDNYKFYVDEGISAKDTNRPQLQALLKHIEEGHIDTVLVYRLDRLTRSVVDLYKLLETFDKYNCAFKSATEVYDTSSAIGRLFITLVAAMAQWERENLGERVRMGQIEKARQGEYAAKAPYGFEKDENDKLIINEREETVILDIIKKIKSGDSIRKLANELEESGIPPIRGYKWHIATILDILHNPALYGALKWRDEIIEGTHEGIVSKEEFEHIQQLLHSRQNFKKRKTYSIFIYQMTIVCPTCGNRLSSERSKYYRKRDKKYIESNHYRCQACVLNKRKATAVSEKKIEKAFLEYMNSFQFYVSANQTAATAEPDEREKIISEIKRVERQREKYQRAWSKDWVTDEEFSERMKETQAELEELQMQLKQVQPAEKEHALLNGEKLKAIVNDFKLNWGKLNPVQKKEFIQTFIKEIHFSKTNGKATVLSVQFYL
- a CDS encoding LysM peptidoglycan-binding domain-containing protein, which encodes MKVQLTKRQTIVFAISLGIIVLAASLTYFFLIRPIHKELTSIERQIEVNENTLEAMQRNERKENILEDIEVTKLQKKLPTEGRVEELILNFEKAEVVSDSHITTMSFQENEVEQAEQASPQGPLERSGEAAGTPQEEVPMPEGLQKVQISISVESNDYQSLQQFLTTIEEMDRLLLIENLAFSGVPEKVMVPQSEEVLTYQVNLSAYSMPELATLIEKLPSIDTPPPSNKDNPLAVPYEREAEPQIEEEPPKPQAPEPNNQSAQKQPAPKPKPQVQAVKAKVIKHTVQENENLYRISLKYYGSRKGEAIIRRANNLEGNRVEVGQVLKIPLS